A genomic segment from Vicinamibacterales bacterium encodes:
- the tpiA gene encoding triose-phosphate isomerase, with protein MRTPLIAGNFKMFKTVQETVAYVAELRALVMDVRGVEVVIAPAFTAIQAAAAAANDSAIGVGAQNVHWEREGAFTGEVSAGMLREAGARFVIVGHSERRTLFGETDGTVNKKMNAVIAAGMTPIVCIGETLEQRDRNETLAVLDRQIKEGLDGATGEQLAAMVLAYEPVWAIGTGRNATPAQAGEAHFHIRQRLKQWFGLDSSDRCRILYGGSVKPDNIARLIAEPDVDGALVGGASLDPKSFLAIIRGAAV; from the coding sequence ATGCGCACGCCGCTGATCGCCGGCAACTTCAAGATGTTCAAGACCGTCCAGGAGACGGTGGCCTACGTCGCCGAGTTGCGCGCGCTCGTCATGGACGTGCGTGGCGTGGAGGTGGTGATTGCGCCGGCCTTCACCGCCATCCAGGCAGCGGCGGCGGCCGCGAACGACAGCGCGATTGGCGTGGGCGCGCAGAACGTGCATTGGGAGCGCGAGGGCGCGTTCACCGGCGAAGTCAGCGCGGGCATGCTGCGCGAGGCGGGTGCGCGGTTCGTGATCGTCGGCCACTCGGAGCGCCGCACGCTGTTCGGCGAGACCGACGGCACGGTCAACAAGAAGATGAACGCGGTGATCGCGGCGGGCATGACGCCGATTGTCTGCATCGGCGAAACGCTGGAGCAGCGCGACCGCAACGAGACGCTCGCCGTGCTCGATCGGCAGATCAAGGAAGGCCTGGACGGCGCGACCGGCGAGCAGCTGGCAGCCATGGTGCTGGCCTACGAGCCGGTGTGGGCGATCGGCACCGGCCGCAACGCCACGCCGGCGCAGGCCGGCGAGGCGCACTTTCACATCCGCCAGCGGCTGAAGCAGTGGTTTGGGCTGGATTCGTCCGATCGCTGCCGGATCCTGTATGGCGGAAGCGTGAAGCCCGACAACATCGCCAGGCTCATTGCCGAGCCCGACGTGGACGGCGCCCTCGTGGGAGGGGCCAGCCTCGACCCAAAGAGCTTTCTTGCCATCATCCGGGGCGCGGCCGTATAA
- the secG gene encoding preprotein translocase subunit SecG has translation MLYYVIVTLYVIVCALLILTILLQQGKGGDIASAFGGGSSQAVFGARSGATLLTRATAVLAALFVIGAITLTVWGQRGPGSVVGGIGGPAPAPAPAAPAAAAPAPVPAAQPAAPAPGNTTP, from the coding sequence ATGCTGTATTACGTCATAGTCACTTTGTACGTCATTGTCTGCGCGCTGCTGATCCTCACGATCCTGCTGCAGCAGGGCAAGGGCGGCGATATTGCGAGCGCGTTTGGCGGCGGCAGCAGCCAGGCGGTGTTCGGCGCGCGTTCGGGCGCCACGTTGCTCACGCGGGCGACGGCGGTCCTGGCGGCGCTCTTCGTCATCGGCGCTATTACGCTGACGGTGTGGGGCCAACGCGGTCCCGGATCGGTCGTCGGCGGCATCGGTGGTCCGGCCCCGGCGCCCGCGCCGGCCGCCCCGGCCGCAGCTGCGCCCGCGCCGGTTCCGGCCGCGCAACCTGCGGCTCCGGCGCCGGGTAACACCACGCCGTAG
- a CDS encoding M15 family metallopeptidase, which translates to MPRPLATESIAEAVPQGGRGRFAHAPLGGATTDNVEARWNVDAATPAGTTIDVVVHLHGYGPLGKEPDAAARQAAFLQRKAVAAGVDLVDAAGGSPKRASRPTLALVPLGRNDGGRAWYFDKLPDRAAFDALVARGLAWLCATVLRLPGGSTLPRGRLILMAHSGAGAGMSGLLDKGVDPDEVVCFDSLYGGHDSVLKWARAKIASPSSAASGLRVFYTACWSPVKAYPSGRWIPRANGKVDFEPPGSWTYNATSGSWRLETTEISARRLHDALTRALSSASNGAALGPRFRVERTTVAHGDIPARYSPLLLDDIAAAMPGASTPPPSSSRPGCVANDDWLTKAPRKPFGDAPPPAKPVPATEVESPDSEAEVPATEAGSPDSEVTYAAPDARPYTPASDPALFRTPPDPVSVTPASEWPVATTDADGAASRALGALGVSAAALTAFGAAGMSALSPIAEVFGEPALIEVVRRLRYTSAQLARPPHSFADDAALSRAFGGTASRPALLAIRTLLAIPGHFRELARRAGNADEAFALENLGWLLMHSLASDVRASSRMNFWLPDSPAFVTPFANPVPGLGPQTSRLIVTRMLIDTTLSQADYRARFNNWNTGPAGRFWRLETGRDTVPGRGPGAPFYAEPFTIPGSINISGPRSQVQAAWARRVADFDARRVTVPLTKCDNTHLAPLRPMAPVSLRGLQLRTAFPAPAAAPTLLTLTGLSAVRPAFESVFQAIADLGWNDLLFETQGMGCFRGMKVPGNPGAARRMSQHSLGIAIDLNVFENGQNIAGSMDPRIVALFEAFRFRWGRGFSTPDPMHFEYAG; encoded by the coding sequence GTGCCGCGACCGCTCGCCACCGAGTCGATCGCCGAGGCGGTGCCACAGGGCGGCCGCGGCCGCTTCGCGCACGCGCCGCTGGGCGGCGCGACCACCGACAATGTTGAGGCGCGTTGGAACGTCGATGCCGCCACGCCGGCAGGCACCACCATTGATGTCGTCGTGCACCTGCACGGGTACGGTCCTCTGGGGAAGGAGCCGGATGCGGCGGCGCGGCAGGCGGCGTTCCTGCAACGGAAGGCGGTGGCCGCCGGTGTGGACCTCGTGGACGCGGCTGGCGGCTCGCCGAAGCGCGCGTCGCGGCCGACGCTCGCGCTCGTGCCACTGGGCCGCAATGATGGCGGGAGGGCGTGGTACTTCGACAAGCTGCCCGATCGCGCTGCCTTCGATGCGCTGGTGGCGCGAGGACTCGCGTGGTTGTGCGCGACGGTGCTGCGGCTGCCGGGCGGCTCGACGCTCCCGCGCGGCCGGCTGATCCTGATGGCCCATTCCGGCGCCGGCGCCGGCATGAGCGGGCTGCTCGACAAGGGTGTCGATCCCGACGAGGTGGTCTGTTTCGACTCGCTCTACGGCGGCCACGATTCGGTGCTCAAGTGGGCGAGGGCGAAGATCGCGTCGCCCTCGTCAGCGGCCAGCGGGTTGCGCGTGTTCTACACGGCCTGCTGGTCGCCGGTGAAGGCGTATCCGTCGGGCCGATGGATTCCACGCGCGAACGGGAAAGTCGACTTCGAGCCACCCGGCTCGTGGACCTACAACGCGACCAGCGGTAGCTGGCGCCTGGAGACCACGGAGATCTCGGCGCGCCGGCTCCACGACGCGCTGACGCGCGCGTTGTCGTCGGCGTCGAATGGCGCCGCCCTCGGGCCCCGCTTCCGCGTGGAGCGCACGACCGTGGCCCACGGCGACATTCCCGCGCGCTACTCGCCGTTGCTGCTCGACGACATCGCCGCCGCGATGCCAGGTGCCTCGACACCGCCGCCCTCGTCCTCGCGACCGGGATGCGTGGCCAACGACGACTGGCTCACCAAGGCGCCGCGCAAGCCGTTCGGCGACGCCCCGCCGCCGGCCAAGCCGGTGCCGGCAACCGAGGTTGAATCTCCGGACTCCGAAGCTGAAGTTCCGGCAACCGAGGCTGGGTCTCCGGACTCCGAAGTTACCTATGCCGCACCCGATGCGCGGCCGTACACGCCCGCGTCGGACCCGGCGTTGTTCCGCACGCCGCCCGATCCGGTCTCGGTCACGCCCGCCAGTGAATGGCCCGTCGCCACCACCGACGCGGACGGCGCGGCCTCGCGGGCGCTTGGCGCGCTCGGCGTCAGCGCCGCCGCGCTGACCGCCTTTGGCGCGGCCGGGATGAGCGCGCTGAGCCCGATCGCAGAGGTGTTTGGCGAACCCGCGCTGATCGAAGTGGTGCGGCGCCTCCGCTACACCAGCGCGCAGCTCGCGCGGCCGCCGCATTCGTTCGCTGATGACGCGGCCCTCTCGCGGGCGTTCGGGGGAACGGCCAGCCGGCCGGCGCTGCTCGCCATTCGAACGCTGCTGGCCATCCCGGGACATTTCCGCGAGCTCGCCAGGCGCGCCGGCAACGCCGACGAAGCGTTCGCGCTCGAGAACCTGGGCTGGTTGCTGATGCACTCGCTGGCGAGTGACGTGCGCGCCAGCAGCCGCATGAACTTCTGGCTGCCCGACTCGCCGGCGTTCGTCACGCCATTCGCCAATCCCGTGCCGGGCCTTGGTCCGCAGACCAGCCGCCTGATCGTGACGAGGATGCTGATCGACACGACGCTGTCCCAAGCCGACTATCGCGCGCGTTTCAACAATTGGAACACGGGCCCGGCCGGACGGTTCTGGCGCCTTGAAACGGGCCGTGACACCGTGCCCGGACGCGGCCCCGGCGCGCCGTTCTACGCGGAGCCGTTCACGATTCCCGGGTCGATCAACATCAGTGGACCGCGATCACAGGTGCAGGCCGCGTGGGCCAGGCGGGTAGCCGACTTCGATGCGCGACGGGTCACGGTGCCGCTGACGAAATGCGACAACACGCACCTGGCGCCGCTGCGGCCGATGGCGCCGGTGTCGCTGCGCGGGCTGCAACTGCGGACCGCGTTCCCGGCGCCGGCCGCGGCGCCGACGCTGCTCACGCTCACCGGGCTCAGCGCGGTGCGGCCGGCCTTTGAGAGCGTGTTCCAGGCGATTGCCGACCTCGGCTGGAACGACCTGCTGTTCGAGACCCAGGGCATGGGGTGTTTTCGCGGCATGAAGGTTCCGGGCAATCCCGGCGCGGCGCGGCGGATGTCGCAGCACAGCCTCGGCATCGCCATCGATCTCAACGTGTTCGAGAACGGCCAGAACATCGCCGGGTCGATGGACCCGCGGATCGTCGCGTTGTTCGAGGCGTTCCGATTCCGATGGGGAAGGGGATTCTCAACGCCCGATCCGATGCATTTCGAGTACGCGGGTTGA
- a CDS encoding S8 family serine peptidase, translating into MSMDPAAWSLAESGSPDDEVGVILRLVPGGQPPPGVRIVSRFGDIVTARLRRGDIVDVRAHPSVFSLKAGDAVTMPPPVENPDEDAISEDAEAARPAAPALPADCGDGRGVVVGICDWGFDFTHANFRNPDGTTRLQCLWDQRGQGDPLAPAPYNQGRLLTREAINAALREPDPFAALGYHPASGDPSNSGAHGTHVADILAGNRREPGSEVGLASGADLVFVHLAAQNLGELGNLGDSIGLLEGLDFVRQQAAGRPCVLHLSAGKTGGPHRGNTLLERAVDAMLQQPGIVLVQSVGNYGDAAMHTHARVGPDQQHVLNWITPANDRTPNELEIWYSGEDVFDVTLVAPTGLEFSLALDHRMPVGAAGQVWGNFYHRLREPNSGLNHIVVFLYPIAPSGRWQIVLRGKEVVDGRLHAWIERDASGRYQSRFPREQASSLYTTNTICNCFRAIAVGAYVSTPKRPPTRFTSRGPTADGRQKPEIAAPGFRVRAARSTPRAGWQDEPRLCVKSGTSMAAPWVSGTVALMFAAAARPLTIHEVRRALIGSADPHAGPSGRSSTRLGYGYLNTAGAVALARRIGQETSPNPPPRPPAATAPLAAPPAFEGNPPIEVEDAAQGNVEVESWFESGDLTGSLQASESIDEDAGDEDADEDAGDEVAGEIESPIVWEDVRDAFDALDAED; encoded by the coding sequence ATGTCGATGGATCCGGCGGCGTGGTCGCTCGCGGAATCAGGATCTCCAGACGACGAAGTGGGCGTGATCCTGCGGCTCGTGCCGGGTGGTCAACCGCCGCCCGGGGTACGGATCGTCTCCCGCTTCGGCGACATCGTCACCGCCCGCCTCCGGCGGGGCGACATCGTTGATGTGCGCGCGCATCCCTCGGTGTTCAGTCTCAAGGCCGGCGACGCCGTGACGATGCCGCCGCCGGTTGAGAACCCGGACGAAGATGCGATCAGCGAAGACGCCGAGGCGGCGCGGCCGGCCGCGCCCGCCCTGCCGGCCGATTGCGGCGACGGCCGCGGCGTGGTGGTGGGCATTTGTGACTGGGGCTTCGATTTCACCCACGCCAACTTTCGCAACCCCGATGGCACCACCCGCCTGCAGTGCTTGTGGGACCAGCGCGGCCAGGGCGACCCGCTGGCGCCGGCGCCCTACAACCAGGGCCGGCTGCTGACGCGCGAGGCCATCAACGCGGCGCTGCGCGAGCCGGATCCGTTCGCCGCCCTCGGTTATCACCCGGCGAGCGGCGATCCCTCGAATAGCGGCGCCCACGGCACCCATGTCGCCGACATCCTGGCCGGCAATCGGCGAGAGCCAGGCTCAGAGGTGGGGCTGGCGTCGGGAGCGGACCTCGTGTTCGTGCACCTGGCCGCGCAGAACCTCGGCGAGTTGGGCAACCTCGGCGACTCGATCGGGCTGCTCGAAGGTCTCGACTTCGTGCGGCAGCAGGCGGCGGGACGCCCGTGCGTCCTGCACTTGAGCGCCGGCAAGACCGGCGGACCCCATCGTGGCAACACGCTGCTCGAGCGGGCCGTTGACGCGATGCTGCAGCAGCCCGGCATCGTGCTGGTGCAGAGCGTGGGCAACTACGGCGACGCCGCCATGCACACGCACGCGCGCGTGGGGCCGGACCAGCAGCACGTGCTCAACTGGATCACGCCCGCCAACGATCGCACTCCCAACGAGCTCGAGATTTGGTACAGCGGCGAAGACGTGTTCGACGTGACGCTGGTGGCGCCGACCGGCCTCGAGTTCTCGCTCGCGCTCGACCACCGGATGCCGGTCGGCGCCGCCGGGCAGGTCTGGGGCAATTTCTATCACCGGCTGCGCGAACCCAACAGCGGCCTCAACCACATCGTGGTGTTCCTCTACCCGATCGCCCCGAGCGGACGCTGGCAGATCGTGCTGCGCGGCAAGGAAGTGGTGGATGGGCGCCTCCACGCGTGGATCGAGCGCGACGCGTCAGGGCGCTACCAGTCGCGGTTTCCGCGCGAGCAGGCCTCGTCGCTGTACACCACCAACACGATCTGCAATTGCTTCCGGGCGATCGCCGTCGGCGCCTACGTCAGCACGCCGAAGCGGCCGCCCACGCGCTTCACGAGCCGGGGGCCCACGGCCGATGGCCGGCAGAAGCCGGAGATCGCCGCGCCCGGGTTCCGCGTTCGCGCGGCCCGCTCGACGCCGCGAGCCGGATGGCAAGACGAACCGCGGTTGTGCGTGAAGTCCGGGACCAGCATGGCGGCGCCCTGGGTGTCCGGGACCGTGGCCCTGATGTTCGCGGCCGCCGCCCGCCCGCTCACCATTCACGAAGTGCGACGCGCCCTGATCGGCAGCGCGGATCCGCACGCCGGCCCCTCCGGTCGATCCTCCACCCGTCTCGGTTACGGCTACCTGAACACCGCCGGGGCGGTGGCCCTGGCACGACGCATCGGCCAGGAGACGTCGCCGAATCCGCCACCGCGGCCTCCGGCCGCGACCGCCCCGCTGGCGGCGCCGCCGGCGTTCGAGGGGAACCCACCGATCGAGGTGGAGGACGCGGCTCAGGGAAATGTCGAGGTCGAGTCGTGGTTCGAGTCCGGGGACCTGACCGGGAGTTTGCAGGCATCGGAGTCGATCGACGAGGACGCCGGTGACGAGGATGCTGATGAAGATGCCGGTGACGAGGTTGCCGGCGAGATCGAGTCGCCGATCGTGTGGGAAGACGTGCGTGACGCCTTCGACGCGCTCGACGCCGAAGACTGA
- a CDS encoding M15 family metallopeptidase produces the protein MRPSDADLFLADLMGEPITTWPGNRHRAVPTPPRLPLPRPRTGQIALRPVRRPPLWAPPYEQAEPAQEPYLPTGGRAYAPQAGLFSGCHPAPFVVIAASFLPRPTADADAAIDAALTAAGLDAAERRGVARGGLRPIAEQFGAPALTELVARLRWSRADFGRRGWSDSVDSMLVPRLLLHIPGHFRELARRAPDGREAFVLESLGWLLMTEMRRRVAAASRREWWLPPPPSFVTAMPNPLPPLSADVSALVMRYLLVDTLMPMDRWNAQLMAWGTGLAGRQWQAEVNAPDPGRPFYAGLLTVPAHIDTTAPRARFDPAWASRRAATDAQHPPHAAGAAVVTLSGLRNAVALRDCPGNDPHLPARAFERCDLQGLELIVDFPATTTNPSTRRRLPLMADLLPVYNVLFRAISELGWNDLLYQTSGGACFRGVKHDAADTVTINGQQVLVNPFHQPNATTVTRINTLFAPPKRARVLAAARTARTMSEHGIGAAIDFNVQENRNSVASRPFGSMDPRIVAIFEAFHFRWGACFNPTDPMHFDYCSAVCAPVPANAGTGGAAVTPRMQLPVRAGRVVA, from the coding sequence ATGAGACCGAGCGACGCCGACCTGTTCCTGGCCGATCTGATGGGCGAGCCAATTACCACCTGGCCCGGCAATCGCCATCGAGCTGTGCCCACGCCGCCACGGCTGCCGCTGCCGCGCCCGCGCACCGGACAGATTGCGCTGCGCCCGGTGCGGCGGCCGCCGCTTTGGGCACCACCCTATGAACAGGCCGAGCCGGCCCAGGAACCGTACCTGCCGACCGGCGGCCGTGCGTATGCGCCGCAAGCCGGTCTGTTCAGCGGGTGCCACCCAGCGCCGTTTGTCGTGATCGCCGCGTCGTTCCTGCCGCGGCCGACCGCGGATGCCGATGCCGCGATCGATGCGGCGCTCACCGCCGCCGGCCTGGACGCGGCGGAACGCCGCGGCGTGGCACGAGGGGGACTGAGACCGATCGCCGAACAATTTGGCGCGCCGGCCTTGACTGAACTGGTGGCCAGATTGCGCTGGTCGCGCGCGGATTTCGGCCGCCGGGGATGGTCCGACAGTGTTGACAGCATGCTGGTGCCGCGCCTGCTGTTGCACATCCCAGGGCATTTCCGGGAGCTGGCCCGCCGTGCCCCCGATGGGCGAGAAGCATTCGTGCTCGAGTCGCTCGGCTGGCTGCTGATGACCGAGATGCGCCGCCGCGTTGCCGCTGCGTCGCGCCGGGAATGGTGGCTGCCGCCGCCGCCGAGCTTCGTCACGGCGATGCCGAACCCGCTGCCGCCGCTGAGCGCCGACGTGTCGGCGCTGGTGATGCGCTACCTGCTGGTCGACACGCTGATGCCGATGGATCGCTGGAACGCGCAGCTCATGGCCTGGGGCACGGGCCTCGCCGGCCGTCAGTGGCAGGCCGAGGTGAACGCCCCCGATCCCGGCCGGCCTTTCTATGCCGGCCTGCTGACGGTGCCCGCGCACATCGACACCACCGCGCCGCGTGCCCGGTTCGACCCGGCGTGGGCCTCGCGGCGGGCGGCCACCGACGCGCAGCACCCTCCGCACGCCGCCGGCGCTGCCGTCGTCACCCTCAGCGGCTTGCGGAACGCGGTCGCCCTGCGCGACTGCCCCGGCAACGACCCGCACCTGCCGGCGCGAGCGTTCGAACGATGCGATCTGCAGGGACTGGAACTGATCGTGGACTTCCCGGCGACCACGACCAATCCCAGCACCCGCCGCCGGCTGCCCCTGATGGCGGACCTGCTGCCGGTCTACAACGTGCTCTTCCGCGCGATCAGTGAACTCGGGTGGAACGACTTGCTGTATCAGACCTCCGGCGGCGCCTGCTTCCGCGGCGTCAAGCACGACGCCGCCGACACGGTCACCATCAACGGCCAGCAGGTGCTCGTCAACCCGTTCCACCAGCCGAACGCCACCACCGTGACGCGGATCAACACCCTGTTCGCCCCACCGAAGCGGGCCCGCGTGCTGGCCGCCGCGCGAACGGCCCGCACCATGTCGGAGCATGGCATCGGCGCCGCGATCGACTTCAACGTGCAGGAGAACCGCAACAGCGTCGCGTCGCGGCCCTTCGGCAGCATGGACCCGCGGATCGTGGCCATTTTCGAGGCGTTCCATTTCCGATGGGGCGCCTGCTTCAACCCGACCGACCCGATGCACTTCGACTACTGCAGCGCGGTGTGCGCGCCGGTCCCCGCCAACGCCGGTACCGGCGGCGCCGCGGTCACGCCGCGGATGCAGTTGCCGGTGCGGGCAGGCCGCGTGGTGGCCTAG
- a CDS encoding trypsin-like peptidase domain-containing protein: MEHQPLRRQNQSFGRMNEADLFERDLFGARDPMWRSRQRRRRRGYGEALGHGEAIDYGEAVDDLQESPQGTDDRVQVLARATNPSTTLFPFNTICHIDVGSGHGSGTLITPRVVLTAGHVPRGAASVTVTPGANFPAATAAEQRPANPGSQASTVFHFHPTLDLALVILPAAFTRPTRFMMLQPRGDLNTATLLTIAGYPGVIPPPATAPIPGSMWRHTDRLRLTDVTPTHLTYRIDTTAGQSGSPLWLLGNDNIRLLLGVHIQGGAVANTGVRITCAVIDWIEATCRASSITPLPIVDVVQRRRVCPPAP, from the coding sequence ATGGAACACCAGCCACTGCGTCGGCAGAACCAGTCGTTTGGCCGCATGAACGAAGCAGATCTGTTTGAGCGCGACTTGTTCGGCGCCCGGGATCCGATGTGGCGCAGCCGCCAGCGCCGCCGCCGCCGGGGCTACGGCGAGGCGCTGGGCCACGGCGAAGCGATCGACTACGGCGAGGCCGTTGACGATCTGCAGGAATCGCCACAGGGCACCGACGATCGCGTGCAGGTGCTGGCGCGCGCCACCAATCCGTCGACAACGCTCTTTCCGTTCAACACGATTTGCCACATCGACGTGGGCTCAGGGCACGGCAGCGGCACGTTGATCACGCCGCGCGTGGTCCTGACCGCCGGCCACGTGCCGCGGGGCGCGGCGTCCGTCACCGTGACACCCGGGGCCAACTTCCCGGCGGCGACGGCTGCCGAGCAGCGGCCCGCCAACCCGGGAAGCCAGGCCAGCACCGTCTTCCACTTCCATCCGACCCTCGATCTCGCGCTCGTGATCCTGCCGGCGGCGTTCACGCGGCCGACCCGGTTCATGATGCTGCAGCCGCGCGGTGACCTCAACACGGCCACCTTGCTCACGATCGCCGGGTATCCTGGCGTCATCCCGCCGCCCGCCACCGCGCCCATTCCGGGATCGATGTGGCGGCACACCGACCGGCTGCGCCTCACCGACGTGACGCCGACGCACCTCACCTACCGGATTGACACCACGGCGGGTCAGAGCGGCAGCCCGCTGTGGCTCTTGGGCAACGACAACATCCGCCTGCTGCTGGGCGTGCACATCCAGGGCGGAGCCGTCGCCAACACCGGCGTGCGAATCACGTGCGCCGTGATCGACTGGATCGAGGCGACCTGCCGGGCCAGCTCGATCACGCCGTTGCCGATTGTCGACGTCGTGCAGCGGCGGCGGGTGTGCCCGCCGGCGCCCTAG
- a CDS encoding Crp/Fnr family transcriptional regulator — MNTSHALSSYAPAPVARRVPPQHPQPEGRECNRVIRELADPDRARLLAILQPVTLTAGDVLYESGTRITHCYFPTTAVVSSLHTTETGATVEMGLVGHDGVVGVSLFLGADTTPHRVEAVVSGLAYRLPATALREEFARGGSLQLALLRYTHVLITQISQMAICNRLHAVEQRLCRWLLMCHDRVSVNELFMTQELMSHMLGGRRESVTVAAGRLQDRGLIRYARGHISILSRRGLEASVCECYAIVAAEQHGGAH, encoded by the coding sequence ATGAACACTTCGCACGCACTGAGCTCATATGCGCCGGCGCCGGTGGCGCGACGTGTCCCGCCCCAGCACCCGCAGCCTGAGGGACGCGAGTGCAACCGGGTGATCCGCGAATTGGCTGATCCGGATCGCGCACGGCTCCTGGCGATCCTGCAGCCCGTCACCCTCACGGCCGGCGATGTGTTGTATGAGTCCGGCACGCGGATCACGCACTGCTACTTTCCGACCACCGCCGTGGTCTCGTCGCTCCACACCACCGAGACCGGGGCGACGGTTGAAATGGGGCTGGTCGGCCACGACGGCGTGGTGGGAGTGTCGCTGTTCCTCGGCGCCGACACGACGCCGCATCGCGTCGAGGCGGTGGTCAGCGGCCTGGCCTATCGCCTGCCGGCCACGGCGCTGCGCGAGGAGTTCGCCCGCGGCGGCTCGCTGCAGCTGGCCTTGCTGCGCTATACGCATGTCCTCATCACCCAGATCTCGCAAATGGCGATCTGCAACCGCCTCCACGCCGTCGAGCAGCGGCTGTGTCGCTGGTTGCTCATGTGCCACGACCGGGTGAGCGTCAACGAGCTGTTCATGACACAGGAACTGATGTCGCACATGCTGGGCGGGCGCCGGGAGAGCGTGACGGTGGCTGCCGGCCGGTTGCAGGATCGCGGGCTCATTCGCTACGCGCGCGGGCACATCAGCATCCTCAGCCGGCGCGGCCTGGAGGCGTCGGTGTGCGAGTGCTACGCGATCGTCGCCGCGGAACAGCACGGCGGCGCACATTGA
- a CDS encoding sigma 54-interacting transcriptional regulator: protein MATRASDGAGPVSPHTGAQHGGITSGHGGVGRILALDGSADRRQRLDAAIDGIRPRPEHIVDLQHLSPVGRASDIGIALVGVDPPDAGSAALDTIATLTARGFTVLCYGDGASGWPLGAHCRLLLAGASCLIDSTAASFATEIRDSVEQWCSSEAERFDEEQRLQREMLASGVVGASARMITVFRWVKRVSALSDIPVLVAGETGTGKELVARAIHARDPRRSAGPFVPVNCAAISAGLAESELFGHRRGAFTGADHDRQGLVRAARGGVLFLDEIGDLDVALQAKLLRVLQERRLLTLGEDHEVPVDVRVIAATNRDLEAMVAAHLFRADLFHRLNALSVKIPPLRERPEDIAPLITHFLARYADPGAGRQVSAPTRGFLEALSGAELPGNVRQLENVVRRAIVNRRAHQPLTLSDLPPELWFELAQRTPVTLPAPVSSSTALVPVGASDQRALEPAATWLDNEAALGAAGWKLRRALALCEQTMVAAALDASHGNRARAARLLGISPRSIFNKMRKHRLTA from the coding sequence ATGGCAACGCGTGCAAGCGACGGGGCAGGGCCGGTGTCCCCACACACCGGTGCGCAACACGGCGGGATCACTTCGGGCCACGGCGGCGTGGGGCGCATCCTCGCGCTCGACGGATCGGCAGATCGCCGGCAGCGGCTCGACGCCGCGATCGATGGCATCCGCCCGCGTCCAGAACACATCGTTGATCTTCAGCATCTCTCGCCGGTCGGTCGCGCGAGCGACATCGGCATTGCGCTGGTCGGTGTCGATCCGCCTGACGCCGGGTCAGCCGCGCTGGACACGATCGCCACCCTCACCGCTCGCGGATTCACGGTGCTGTGCTACGGCGATGGCGCGAGCGGATGGCCGCTGGGCGCGCATTGCCGGCTGCTGCTGGCCGGCGCGTCGTGCTTGATCGACAGCACGGCTGCTTCGTTTGCCACCGAGATCCGCGACAGCGTCGAGCAGTGGTGCAGCAGCGAGGCCGAACGATTCGATGAGGAGCAGCGCCTCCAGCGCGAGATGCTGGCGAGTGGCGTCGTCGGCGCCAGCGCCCGCATGATCACCGTGTTCCGATGGGTGAAGCGGGTGAGCGCGCTGAGCGACATTCCGGTGCTGGTGGCCGGCGAGACCGGCACCGGCAAGGAACTGGTGGCGAGGGCGATTCATGCGCGCGACCCGCGCCGGAGCGCGGGTCCGTTCGTGCCCGTGAACTGCGCCGCGATCAGCGCCGGACTGGCGGAGAGCGAACTCTTCGGCCATCGCCGGGGCGCCTTCACCGGCGCCGATCACGATCGCCAGGGCCTGGTGCGGGCGGCGCGCGGCGGGGTGCTCTTCCTCGACGAAATCGGCGACCTCGACGTCGCGCTGCAGGCCAAGCTGTTGCGCGTCCTGCAGGAGCGGCGGCTGCTCACGCTGGGCGAGGATCACGAGGTGCCGGTGGACGTGCGCGTGATTGCCGCCACCAACCGCGACCTCGAAGCCATGGTGGCCGCCCACCTGTTCCGCGCCGATCTGTTTCACCGGCTCAACGCCCTGTCGGTGAAGATCCCGCCGCTGCGCGAGCGGCCCGAAGACATCGCGCCGCTCATCACCCATTTCCTCGCGCGCTACGCCGACCCCGGCGCCGGGCGCCAGGTGTCGGCACCGACGCGGGGCTTCCTTGAAGCACTCTCGGGCGCGGAGTTGCCAGGCAATGTGCGGCAGCTCGAGAACGTCGTGCGCCGCGCCATCGTCAACCGGCGCGCCCATCAGCCGCTGACCTTGTCGGACCTGCCGCCGGAGCTATGGTTCGAACTCGCGCAGAGGACGCCGGTCACCCTGCCGGCGCCAGTCTCGTCCTCGACCGCGCTGGTCCCGGTTGGCGCCAGCGATCAGCGGGCGTTGGAGCCGGCGGCAACGTGGCTCGACAACGAGGCCGCGCTTGGCGCCGCCGGATGGAAGTTGCGCCGCGCGCTGGCTCTCTGCGAGCAGACGATGGTGGCGGCGGCGCTGGATGCCTCGCACGGCAACCGGGCGCGCGCCGCCCGCCTGCTCGGCATCAGCCCGCGAAGCATCTTCAACAAGATGCGCAAGCATCGCCTCACCGCCTGA